The Neovison vison isolate M4711 chromosome 10, ASM_NN_V1, whole genome shotgun sequence genome has a segment encoding these proteins:
- the IL20 gene encoding interleukin-20: protein MKASGLPICLLSAAFYLFWTPSAGLKTLHLGSCVITTNLQEMRNGFSEIRDSVQAKDEIIDTRILRKTESLQDTKPTDQCCLLRHVLRLYLDRVFKNFKTPDHRILRKTSSLANSFLTVKKELRLCHAHMTCPCGEEATEKYSQILSHFEELTPQAAAVKALGELDIFLQWMEEMK, encoded by the exons ATGAAAGCTTCTGGTCTTCCCATCTGCCTTCTGTCTGCTGCATTTTATCTCTTCTGGACACCTTCTGCTGGGCTAAAGACGCTCCATTTGGGAAGCTGTGTGATCACCACAAACCTTCAGGAAATGCGAAATGGATTTTCTGAGATACGAGACAGTGTG CAAGCCAAAGATGAAATCATTGATACCAGAATCTTGAGGAAGACTGAGTCTTTGCAAGACACAAAG CCTACAGATCAGTGCTGCCTCCTCCGCCACGTACTGAGACTCTACCTGGACAGAGTATTCAAAAACTTTAAGACTCCTGACCACCGTATCCTCCGGAAGACCAGCAGTCTTGCTAACTCTTTTCTTACCGTTAAGAAGGAACTCCGGCTCTGT CATGCCCATATGACATGCCCTTGTGGAGAGGAAGCAACAGAGAAATACAGCCAGATTCTGAGTCACTTCGAAGAG CTTACGCCTCAGGCCGCAGCGGTGAAGGCTTTGGGAGAGCTGGACATTTTCCTGCAATGGATGGAGGAGATGAAATAG